One genomic region from Phragmites australis chromosome 1, lpPhrAust1.1, whole genome shotgun sequence encodes:
- the LOC133887114 gene encoding stigma-specific STIG1-like protein 3, whose product MRKATIFLMALALSLATAAALPVPAAMPPARRSRFLANVKFPPPTSYYDCIKKPPSICLEPGSPGATCCKGMCIDTEYNTHHCGNCNRSCKYGETCCAGKCVNLLTDKKNCGECGNQCSSHDCTFGFCNYAG is encoded by the coding sequence ATGCGAAAAGCCACCATCTTTCTCATGGCGCTCGCCCTCTCCCTCGCCACGGCCGCTGCCCTGCCGGTGCCGGCGGCCATGCCGCCCGCCAGGAGAAGCCGCTTCCTGGCGAACGTCAAATTCCCGCCGCCGACGTCGTACTACGACTGCATCAAGAAGCCGCCGTCTATCTGCCTCGAGCCCGGCAGCCCGGGCGCGACGTGCTGCAAGGGCATGTGCATCGACACCGAGTACAACACCCATCACTGCGGAAACTGCAACAGGTCGTGCAAGTACGGGGAGACCTGCTGCGCCGGCAAATGCGTCAACCTCCTCACGGACAAGAAGAACTGCGGCGAGTGCGGCAACCAGTGCAGCAGCCATGACTGCACGTTCGGCTTCTGCAACTACGCGGGGtga